The following are encoded together in the Anaerostipes caccae L1-92 genome:
- the leuS gene encoding leucine--tRNA ligase — MAVPYNHKAIEQKWRKHWEEQPVNVNDGKKPKYYCLDMFPYPSGSGLHVGHWRGYVISDVWSRYKMLNGYYVIHPMGWDAFGLPAENYAIKMGVHPKESTAKNIENIKRQIGEIAAIYDWDMEVNTTDPEFYKWTQWIFVQMFKKGLAYEKQMPINWCPSCKTGLANEEVVNGKCERCGADVTKKNLRQWMLKITEYADRLLGDLDKLDWPEKVKKMQAEWIGKSHGAEVDFKLEDRDEAITVYTTRPDTLHGATFMVLAPEHKLAAELATDETRAAVEDYIYQASLKSSVDRLQDKEKTGVFTGSYAVNPINGKKVPIWLSDYVLADYGTGAIMCVPAHDDRDFEFATKFDIPIVQVIAKDGKEIENMTEAYTEAAGTMINSGDWNGMESSVLKEEAPAIIEKMGVGKKTTNYKLRDWVFSRQRYWGEPIPIVHCPNCGAVPVPEEELPLTLPEVEKYEPTGTGESPLADIDEWVNTTCPVCGKPAKRETNTMPQWAGSSWYFLRYIDSKNSEELVSKEKADKYLPVDMYIGGVEHAVLHLLYSRFYTKFLYDIGAVDFDEPFHKLFNQGMITGKNGIKMSKSKGNVVSPDDLVRDYGCDSLRMYELFVGPPELDAEWDERGIDGVRRFLSRFYNVVLDQKDKDVKETKDLLKVRNRLVYDVTSRLEKFSLNTVVSGFMEYNNKLNDMAKKGGVDKKTLETFIVLLAPFAPHISEELWRELGHEDSVFAQEWPSYDEVYLKDDEVEIAVQINGKARTTITIGADDAKDAVIAKAKEALGDKLNGTVVKEIYVPGRIVNIVQK, encoded by the coding sequence ATGGCAGTACCTTATAATCATAAGGCAATCGAACAGAAGTGGAGGAAACACTGGGAGGAACAGCCGGTCAACGTAAATGACGGCAAAAAGCCGAAATACTATTGTCTGGACATGTTCCCGTATCCGTCAGGAAGCGGACTCCATGTGGGACACTGGAGAGGCTATGTGATCAGCGATGTGTGGAGCCGTTACAAAATGCTCAACGGATATTACGTGATCCACCCTATGGGATGGGATGCCTTTGGACTGCCGGCGGAAAACTATGCCATCAAGATGGGCGTGCATCCGAAAGAATCCACCGCAAAGAATATAGAAAATATCAAACGCCAGATCGGTGAGATCGCGGCGATCTATGACTGGGATATGGAAGTCAATACCACAGACCCTGAATTCTACAAATGGACCCAGTGGATATTTGTACAGATGTTTAAAAAGGGCCTGGCCTATGAAAAACAGATGCCGATCAACTGGTGCCCTTCCTGTAAGACAGGGCTTGCCAACGAAGAGGTTGTCAACGGCAAGTGTGAGCGCTGCGGTGCAGATGTGACAAAGAAAAATCTGAGACAATGGATGTTAAAGATCACAGAATATGCAGACCGTCTTCTGGGTGATCTGGATAAACTGGACTGGCCGGAAAAAGTGAAAAAAATGCAGGCAGAGTGGATCGGAAAAAGCCACGGCGCCGAGGTAGACTTTAAACTGGAAGACAGGGACGAGGCGATCACCGTCTATACCACAAGACCGGATACGCTTCACGGAGCGACCTTCATGGTATTGGCGCCGGAGCACAAACTGGCTGCAGAATTGGCTACGGATGAGACAAGAGCGGCAGTGGAGGATTATATTTACCAGGCATCCCTGAAATCTTCTGTGGACCGTCTTCAGGATAAGGAAAAGACTGGTGTGTTTACCGGAAGCTATGCAGTCAACCCGATCAACGGCAAAAAGGTTCCGATCTGGCTGTCCGACTATGTTCTTGCGGACTACGGAACAGGTGCTATTATGTGTGTTCCTGCCCATGATGACCGGGACTTTGAATTTGCCACGAAATTTGATATTCCGATCGTACAGGTCATTGCGAAAGACGGAAAAGAAATCGAAAATATGACAGAGGCATATACAGAGGCAGCCGGAACCATGATCAATTCCGGTGATTGGAATGGTATGGAATCTTCTGTGTTAAAAGAGGAAGCCCCTGCAATCATCGAGAAGATGGGAGTGGGCAAAAAGACGACCAACTATAAACTTAGAGACTGGGTATTCAGCCGTCAGCGCTACTGGGGAGAACCGATTCCGATCGTTCACTGTCCGAACTGCGGCGCCGTGCCGGTGCCGGAAGAAGAACTTCCTCTGACCCTTCCGGAAGTAGAAAAATACGAGCCTACGGGAACCGGAGAATCTCCGCTTGCAGACATTGACGAATGGGTCAACACAACCTGCCCGGTCTGCGGAAAACCGGCCAAGAGAGAGACAAATACCATGCCTCAGTGGGCGGGATCATCCTGGTATTTCCTGCGCTATATCGACAGCAAGAACAGTGAAGAACTGGTTTCCAAAGAAAAAGCGGACAAATACCTGCCGGTTGACATGTATATCGGCGGTGTGGAGCATGCAGTACTCCATCTTTTATATTCCAGATTTTACACGAAGTTCTTGTATGATATCGGTGCAGTAGACTTTGATGAACCGTTCCACAAGCTGTTCAACCAGGGTATGATCACCGGTAAAAACGGAATTAAGATGAGCAAGTCTAAAGGAAATGTAGTTTCACCGGATGATCTGGTAAGAGATTACGGATGTGATTCCCTCAGAATGTATGAACTCTTTGTGGGACCGCCGGAACTGGATGCGGAGTGGGACGAGAGAGGAATCGACGGTGTGCGCCGTTTCTTAAGCCGTTTCTACAACGTGGTTCTGGATCAGAAGGATAAGGATGTCAAAGAGACAAAGGATCTGCTGAAGGTGCGGAACCGCCTTGTATATGATGTGACAAGCAGGCTTGAGAAATTCAGCCTTAATACAGTGGTCAGCGGATTCATGGAGTATAATAATAAGCTCAATGATATGGCGAAAAAGGGCGGAGTGGACAAAAAGACTCTGGAAACCTTCATTGTGCTGCTGGCACCTTTCGCACCTCATATTTCTGAGGAACTCTGGAGGGAACTGGGCCATGAGGACAGTGTATTTGCACAGGAATGGCCGTCCTATGACGAAGTATATTTAAAAGACGATGAAGTTGAGATTGCCGTACAGATCAACGGAAAAGCGAGAACAACCATTACTATCGGAGCAGACGATGCAAAGGATGCAGTTATAGCAAAAGCAAAAGAAGCATTGGGTGACAAACTGAACGGAACCGTTGTAAAAGAGATCTATGTTCCGGGAAGAATCGTAAATATCGTGCAGAAATAA
- a CDS encoding arsenate reductase family protein has translation MLFIEYPKCTTCKRAKKWLDEHQVSYEDRHIVEDNPKAEELKKWIAKSGLPIKRFFNTSGMKYRDLGLKDRLPEMTEEEQIELLATDGMLVKRPLVIGDDFVLVGFKEEQWGNTIK, from the coding sequence ATGTTATTTATAGAATATCCGAAATGTACAACCTGTAAAAGAGCGAAAAAATGGCTGGACGAGCATCAGGTTTCCTATGAGGACCGTCATATCGTGGAGGACAATCCGAAGGCAGAGGAATTAAAAAAATGGATTGCAAAGAGCGGACTTCCAATCAAGCGTTTTTTTAATACAAGCGGGATGAAATACAGGGATCTGGGACTGAAAGACCGTCTCCCGGAAATGACTGAGGAGGAGCAGATTGAGCTTCTGGCGACAGACGGAATGCTCGTAAAACGCCCTTTAGTCATAGGTGATGACTTTGTCCTGGTTGGATTTAAAGAGGAACAATGGGGCAATACTATCAAATGA
- a CDS encoding D-alanyl-D-alanine carboxypeptidase family protein, producing the protein MKKIFCVIWSLFLCLQLGFHTVRADDTLKLYAKSAILMDAGSGRVLFDKSGKSKMPNASTTKILTCLYIIKHCNLEEEATVSKNAAAQPQVHLGARAGEKYKVKDLLYGLMLESYNDCAVILAEHAAGSTENFAKKLNAEARSYGAKSTHFVTPNGLDRTDKNGIHSTTAYDLALIMKQCIKNKEFLEITRAKSHSFHDASGKRSFTCNNHNALLSMMDGAVSGKTGFTSKAGYCYVGAVKKNGMTMIAVVLACGWPPHKTYKWSDVRTLVDYGAKNYSYHKIIPDYSKLTDLYVNGGMEHKVSIEAKGGGMTLLLKKGEKVDIKCQIPKSLNAPVKKKEQVGKIEYVLNGRVIREEKVFTKDSIDKKDYWWYLGKTLDEFCL; encoded by the coding sequence ATGAAGAAGATTTTCTGTGTAATATGGTCTCTGTTTTTGTGTCTGCAGCTCGGTTTTCACACGGTCCGGGCGGATGATACGTTAAAATTGTATGCAAAATCAGCCATTTTGATGGATGCGGGCAGCGGACGAGTCTTATTTGATAAATCCGGGAAATCCAAAATGCCGAATGCCAGCACCACAAAAATTTTAACATGCCTGTATATTATTAAACATTGTAATCTGGAAGAGGAAGCGACAGTTTCTAAAAATGCCGCTGCCCAGCCACAGGTCCATCTGGGAGCCAGGGCCGGGGAAAAATATAAAGTTAAGGACCTCCTTTACGGTCTGATGCTTGAGTCTTACAATGACTGTGCGGTGATCCTGGCGGAGCATGCAGCCGGATCAACCGAAAACTTTGCGAAAAAACTCAATGCAGAGGCACGATCCTATGGGGCAAAGTCGACCCATTTTGTCACACCTAACGGACTGGACCGCACCGACAAAAACGGGATTCATTCCACTACGGCATATGATCTGGCACTTATCATGAAACAGTGTATTAAAAACAAAGAGTTTTTGGAGATCACCAGAGCCAAAAGCCATTCTTTTCATGATGCATCCGGGAAGCGTTCTTTTACATGCAATAACCACAATGCCCTGCTTTCCATGATGGACGGCGCGGTTTCCGGAAAGACCGGATTCACTTCCAAAGCCGGGTACTGCTACGTGGGAGCCGTGAAGAAAAATGGCATGACCATGATCGCGGTCGTGCTGGCCTGCGGCTGGCCTCCCCATAAAACCTATAAATGGTCGGATGTCAGAACTTTGGTAGACTACGGTGCCAAAAATTATTCCTACCACAAGATTATCCCGGACTACAGCAAATTGACGGACTTGTATGTCAACGGAGGGATGGAGCACAAAGTTTCCATAGAGGCAAAGGGCGGAGGCATGACGCTGCTGCTGAAAAAGGGGGAGAAGGTCGATATTAAATGCCAGATCCCGAAGAGTCTTAACGCACCTGTAAAGAAAAAGGAACAGGTGGGGAAGATTGAATATGTGCTGAATGGCAGGGTGATCCGGGAGGAAAAAGTTTTTACGAAAGATTCTATCGACAAAAAGGATTACTGGTGGTATCTCGGAAAAACACTGGATGAGTTCTGCCTGTAA
- a CDS encoding L,D-transpeptidase codes for MKQQISKLKKLTAVLLMLSLLIGTGIGPAKAKTVSAAQTKYWIKVNKQANVATVYKLTKGKYKPIKAFLVSCGGSNTPSGTFYTPAKYRWQTLMGPSYGQYCTRIHGGILFHSVWYYSHSKASQSTVQFNKLGKTASHGCIRLTVADAKWIYDNCKLGTKVTIYSSKNPGPLGKPKGFKVSTSRKMYWDPTDPDKNNPYRKVKPTIKVSSKKKKTVEYGKSYSVKSNVTAKDNVTKKSLTKKVKYSVTKYNAKKKKYYKAKFSTKSLGTYKIKYSVKSALGKSTSKTIKVKVVDTLAPVISNVANKTVAINTKNAVFKTTAKMRSGKSRTSAMTVSITKPGEKKATTMSYSKAKSYVFNKAGTYTVKYTVKNSNKPYRAASKTVKVTVKAYKNAEIKINPETFTMTVTDDKFDEAKNALQQEILKAVSIKDNGTSINSNKAKVDLNKIQNADGTYDVTISYKGMNGKTVSKTVKVTVQKIPAATETSAPTATVKTTEQN; via the coding sequence ATGAAGCAGCAAATCAGCAAGTTAAAGAAGTTGACAGCAGTCCTTCTGATGCTGTCTTTGCTTATCGGGACAGGAATCGGTCCGGCTAAGGCAAAGACCGTCAGCGCGGCACAGACAAAGTACTGGATCAAGGTAAATAAGCAGGCAAATGTGGCCACTGTATATAAGCTTACCAAAGGAAAGTATAAACCGATCAAGGCATTTTTGGTGTCCTGCGGGGGCTCCAATACACCGTCCGGAACCTTTTATACTCCGGCGAAATACCGCTGGCAGACATTGATGGGGCCGAGCTACGGACAGTATTGTACAAGGATTCACGGAGGAATTTTATTCCACTCTGTATGGTATTACAGCCACAGCAAGGCCAGTCAGTCCACCGTCCAGTTCAATAAGCTTGGAAAGACCGCATCACACGGATGTATCCGGCTGACAGTGGCGGATGCCAAGTGGATCTATGACAACTGTAAGCTGGGCACAAAAGTTACGATTTACAGCAGTAAGAATCCGGGACCGTTAGGAAAACCAAAAGGATTTAAAGTATCTACATCCAGAAAGATGTATTGGGACCCTACAGATCCGGATAAGAACAATCCGTACCGCAAGGTAAAACCGACCATCAAAGTTTCTTCCAAGAAGAAAAAAACAGTGGAGTACGGCAAATCTTACAGCGTGAAGTCTAATGTGACGGCGAAAGACAACGTGACAAAGAAAAGCCTTACAAAGAAAGTGAAGTATTCAGTCACCAAGTACAACGCAAAGAAGAAAAAGTACTATAAAGCCAAATTCAGTACAAAATCTTTAGGTACATACAAGATTAAGTATTCTGTAAAATCTGCCCTTGGAAAGAGCACAAGCAAGACGATCAAGGTGAAGGTTGTAGATACTCTGGCACCGGTGATTTCTAATGTGGCAAACAAAACAGTTGCGATCAATACGAAGAACGCTGTGTTTAAGACAACGGCCAAGATGAGAAGCGGCAAGAGCAGGACTTCTGCCATGACAGTCTCCATCACAAAACCGGGTGAGAAGAAGGCCACGACCATGTCTTACTCAAAAGCCAAATCTTACGTGTTTAACAAAGCCGGAACTTACACTGTGAAGTATACGGTGAAGAACAGCAATAAGCCTTACAGGGCGGCATCCAAGACAGTCAAAGTTACAGTCAAAGCTTATAAGAACGCTGAGATAAAGATAAATCCAGAGACGTTCACAATGACGGTGACGGACGATAAATTTGATGAAGCAAAGAATGCTTTGCAGCAGGAAATTTTAAAGGCTGTTTCTATTAAAGACAATGGAACATCCATCAATTCCAATAAAGCTAAAGTTGATCTGAATAAAATTCAAAACGCAGACGGCACATATGATGTGACCATCAGCTACAAAGGCATGAATGGAAAGACAGTTTCTAAAACAGTAAAGGTTACCGTCCAGAAAATACCGGCTGCGACAGAGACATCTGCCCCAACAGCCACAGTGAAAACAACAGAACAAAATTAG
- a CDS encoding EAL domain-containing protein: MKRTEGENGAFHIDGQAFYDAIVSSTEDYIYIIDMTTDMALISDNMLQDFDLPGRLVPGLVPVWGKLVHNKDKKRYFDSVDDMLRGMTDIHNVEYQVKNRDNEYVWVVCRGLLKRDQNQNPLSFAGVVTPIGSKGKIDRTTGLFTQEKCRERIEFLLNQGSARGGLLLLGLDDFKQINNLKDHTFGDLVLRQMAQNIQQMLPSKTEIFRFDGDEFAVVCPEASLEEIEELYRSIHTYANCEHEIDRISYFCSVSGGISIIGKDADNYLDLLKFAASALDASKKRGKNTCTVFSPDLLQSELRLMELNRQLQRCVRDGMQGFTLVYQPLVRADGLGLTGAEALLRWSCPDTEDAGPAQFIPLLENSGLMIEAGKWILDQAFSVCKRWLLYCPDFIMHINVSYLQFIDKDFVPTVVLLLEKYHLDAQHIVLELTESYFVTDMPALKETFQRLRQLHIRIAMDDFGTGYSSLGMLSQTPADIVKIDRVFISFINDRDHVFNHSFIGAVIKLCHSVGIAVCVEGVEHPGELEAVCSLEADSIQGFYISKPIPADQFEEKYWKRDGRQ; encoded by the coding sequence ATGAAAAGAACTGAGGGAGAGAACGGTGCGTTCCATATAGACGGACAGGCGTTTTATGATGCGATCGTCAGCAGTACTGAAGATTATATCTATATCATAGATATGACAACCGATATGGCTCTGATTTCCGATAATATGCTGCAGGATTTTGATCTGCCGGGAAGGCTCGTACCCGGGCTTGTTCCCGTGTGGGGCAAACTGGTACATAACAAAGATAAAAAACGATATTTCGACTCTGTGGATGATATGCTCAGAGGGATGACGGATATACATAATGTAGAGTATCAGGTAAAAAACAGAGATAATGAATATGTATGGGTTGTATGCCGCGGACTGTTAAAGAGAGACCAGAATCAAAATCCGCTCTCCTTTGCAGGTGTGGTGACTCCGATCGGCAGCAAAGGAAAGATTGACCGCACCACAGGGCTGTTCACCCAGGAAAAGTGCAGGGAACGGATAGAATTTCTGCTGAACCAGGGAAGCGCCAGGGGAGGGCTTTTGCTGTTAGGGCTGGACGATTTTAAACAGATCAATAATCTGAAAGACCATACTTTTGGAGATCTGGTGCTTCGGCAGATGGCACAGAATATACAGCAGATGCTGCCTTCTAAGACTGAGATTTTCCGGTTCGACGGTGATGAATTTGCAGTTGTCTGTCCGGAAGCATCATTAGAGGAGATCGAAGAACTATACCGGTCTATTCATACATATGCCAACTGTGAACATGAGATTGACAGAATTTCTTATTTCTGTTCTGTTTCGGGAGGGATATCCATCATAGGAAAAGACGCGGATAACTATTTAGATCTGCTCAAATTTGCAGCAAGCGCTTTGGATGCATCCAAGAAGCGGGGAAAAAATACTTGTACTGTGTTTTCACCGGATCTTTTACAGTCAGAATTGAGATTAATGGAATTAAACAGGCAGCTTCAGCGCTGTGTAAGAGATGGAATGCAGGGGTTTACATTGGTTTACCAGCCGCTTGTCAGAGCTGACGGACTTGGACTTACCGGGGCTGAAGCCCTGCTCCGCTGGTCCTGTCCTGACACCGAAGATGCGGGCCCTGCTCAGTTTATACCTCTCCTTGAAAACAGCGGGCTGATGATAGAAGCAGGAAAATGGATTTTGGATCAGGCATTCTCTGTATGTAAACGATGGCTGCTTTACTGTCCTGATTTTATTATGCATATCAATGTCTCCTACCTTCAGTTTATAGATAAAGATTTTGTTCCGACAGTGGTGCTGCTGCTGGAAAAATATCATCTGGACGCGCAGCACATTGTACTGGAACTTACCGAGAGTTACTTTGTGACCGATATGCCGGCACTGAAAGAAACCTTCCAAAGACTCAGGCAGCTTCATATCCGGATCGCCATGGATGATTTCGGAACGGGATATTCCTCACTGGGAATGTTGTCCCAGACTCCCGCAGATATTGTAAAGATTGACAGGGTCTTTATTTCCTTTATTAATGACCGGGATCATGTATTTAATCATTCTTTTATCGGGGCGGTCATAAAGCTGTGCCACAGTGTAGGAATTGCTGTATGTGTGGAAGGAGTTGAGCATCCGGGAGAACTGGAAGCAGTGTGTTCTCTGGAAGCAGACAGTATACAGGGATTTTATATCTCAAAACCGATTCCGGCGGATCAGTTTGAGGAGAAATATTGGAAAAGGGACGGGAGGCAGTGA
- a CDS encoding tRNA (mnm(5)s(2)U34)-methyltransferase: MRVSITQWVHEELRRFIRQGDLCIDATVGNGGDTEYLCGLTDRVIGFEIQEEALLNTGKRLELKGYHPELILDSHENMDRYAEKGTVQAILFNLGYLPGGDHRIATRPNSTIQAVRVGLELLKPGGIISVCVYSGGDTGFAEKEEVLQYLRQLDDRRYIVIKQDFYNKQNHPPLPVLILKLGF; this comes from the coding sequence ATGAGGGTCAGCATAACACAGTGGGTGCATGAAGAGCTGAGACGCTTTATCAGACAAGGAGACTTATGTATCGACGCAACGGTTGGAAACGGAGGTGACACTGAGTATTTGTGCGGACTGACAGACAGGGTGATCGGATTTGAAATACAGGAGGAAGCACTGCTCAATACAGGGAAAAGACTGGAGTTAAAAGGATACCATCCGGAGCTTATTTTGGACAGCCATGAAAATATGGACCGGTATGCAGAAAAAGGCACAGTGCAGGCGATCTTGTTTAATCTGGGCTATCTTCCAGGTGGGGACCACAGGATTGCCACGAGGCCGAACAGTACGATACAGGCTGTTAGAGTGGGACTTGAGCTTTTGAAACCGGGAGGAATTATCAGTGTTTGTGTGTATAGTGGAGGAGATACCGGCTTTGCGGAGAAAGAAGAAGTTCTTCAATACTTAAGGCAGCTGGATGACAGGAGATATATTGTTATTAAACAGGACTTCTATAATAAACAGAATCATCCTCCGCTTCCGGTACTTATTTTGAAACTGGGATTTTGA
- a CDS encoding aminopeptidase — MERKNTWLSYTEEDIEKLESLASDYKEYLTGGKTERECVKESVKLAQRAGYEDLEHFIAENKQLKPGDKVYRTWMDKTIVLFQIGEKPMEDGLNILGAHIDSPRMDLKQNPLYEDTEMVLLDTHYYGGVKKYQWVTLPLALHGVVIKKDGTTIEISIGEKDTDPVVGVTDLLIHLSAQQLEKKAKVVIEGEDLNVLIGSRPVKGEEKDAVKKEMLRILEEEYGIEEEDFLSAEIEVVPAGPARDFGLDRSMIMSYGQDDRVCAYTSLAAMLNVQDARRTTCCILVDKEEIGSVGATGMHSRFFENTLAEIIALTGEYSELRLRRILQNSHMLSSDVSAAFDPNYPQVMEKKNAAYFGKGLVLNKYTGSRGKSGSNDANPEFVAKLRRMFDENQVAFQTAELGKVDEGGGGTIAYIPASYAMDVIDCGVAVLNMHAPWEITSKSDLYEVEKGYEVFLRNC; from the coding sequence ATGGAACGAAAGAATACATGGCTTTCTTATACAGAAGAAGATATAGAAAAACTGGAATCTTTGGCGTCTGACTATAAAGAGTATCTCACCGGCGGAAAAACAGAGAGGGAATGTGTAAAAGAATCCGTGAAGCTGGCTCAGAGAGCGGGATATGAGGATTTAGAGCATTTCATAGCAGAAAATAAACAGCTGAAACCGGGGGATAAAGTTTACCGCACGTGGATGGACAAAACCATTGTCCTGTTCCAGATCGGGGAAAAACCGATGGAAGACGGACTGAATATTTTAGGGGCGCACATTGATTCCCCAAGGATGGATTTAAAACAGAACCCGCTGTATGAAGACACAGAGATGGTACTTCTGGACACCCATTACTACGGCGGTGTGAAGAAATATCAGTGGGTGACGCTGCCTTTGGCTCTCCACGGAGTTGTCATCAAAAAAGACGGAACTACGATTGAGATCAGCATTGGCGAGAAGGATACTGACCCTGTGGTAGGAGTGACGGATCTTCTGATTCATCTTTCCGCCCAGCAGCTGGAGAAGAAGGCCAAGGTCGTGATCGAGGGCGAAGACCTGAATGTACTGATCGGAAGCCGCCCGGTTAAAGGCGAGGAGAAGGATGCGGTTAAAAAAGAGATGCTCCGGATATTAGAGGAGGAATACGGGATTGAGGAAGAAGATTTCCTGTCAGCAGAGATCGAAGTTGTCCCGGCAGGACCTGCCAGAGATTTCGGATTAGACCGCAGTATGATCATGTCTTACGGACAGGATGACAGGGTTTGTGCCTATACATCCCTTGCGGCTATGCTGAATGTACAGGACGCCCGGAGGACGACCTGCTGCATCCTCGTGGACAAAGAAGAAATTGGAAGCGTTGGCGCTACGGGCATGCATTCCAGATTTTTTGAAAATACACTGGCCGAGATCATAGCACTGACAGGAGAATACAGTGAATTAAGACTCCGCAGAATCCTTCAGAACTCCCACATGCTCTCTTCCGATGTGAGCGCGGCCTTTGATCCGAATTATCCTCAGGTTATGGAAAAAAAGAATGCGGCTTACTTCGGAAAGGGGCTGGTCCTGAATAAATACACCGGCTCCAGAGGAAAATCCGGTTCCAACGACGCCAACCCTGAGTTCGTTGCGAAACTCCGCAGAATGTTCGATGAAAATCAGGTGGCATTCCAGACTGCGGAACTCGGAAAGGTGGATGAAGGCGGCGGGGGAACCATCGCTTATATTCCGGCTTCCTATGCCATGGACGTCATCGACTGTGGTGTAGCAGTGCTGAATATGCACGCTCCATGGGAGATCACAAGCAAATCCGATCTCTATGAAGTGGAAAAGGGATATGAAGTCTTCCTGCGGAACTGCTGA
- a CDS encoding GGDEF domain-containing protein, protein MEKGREAVNMTSIDQTEDKYVKLIYRRIIILASAAHFSYIVIFALTGVYPLAVYNIASVCFYLAMGQSVERGYYRMAVTCVHFEVCVFAVVCTLSAGWDIGISPYLIAMTSLTYFCPFKHKYVPYLFAGFEICVFLALRLYTGFACPDFLAVSEKEALWISIFSICACFTIILYAAVSSKLSAAVSRQELQDENRSLSTLANYDQLTGLLSRHAFLKRAEHCQASSAVLVLSDIDDFKVVNDTWGHSCGDKILSETAELIRSFLGGNVDVCRWGGEEFVFLFRDTPLNDVLVKLQELCDTVAGHTFCCDDKKLHITMTFGVSPSGEGASPEEIIALADRQMYKGKTEGKNRVVCGKP, encoded by the coding sequence TTGGAAAAGGGACGGGAGGCAGTGAATATGACGTCGATAGACCAGACAGAAGACAAGTATGTAAAGCTTATTTACCGGCGCATTATTATCCTGGCTTCTGCGGCGCACTTTTCTTATATCGTTATATTTGCACTCACCGGTGTATATCCTCTTGCTGTATACAATATCGCAAGTGTGTGCTTTTATCTTGCTATGGGGCAGAGCGTGGAAAGAGGATACTACCGCATGGCGGTAACATGTGTGCACTTTGAGGTCTGTGTGTTTGCTGTGGTCTGTACATTGTCTGCGGGATGGGATATTGGAATTTCTCCTTACCTGATTGCCATGACTTCCCTGACTTATTTTTGCCCCTTCAAACATAAATATGTGCCTTATCTTTTCGCGGGATTTGAGATCTGCGTATTCCTTGCGCTGAGATTATATACTGGATTCGCCTGCCCTGATTTTTTGGCAGTTTCTGAAAAAGAGGCACTGTGGATCTCAATTTTCAGTATCTGTGCCTGTTTTACGATTATTTTATATGCGGCTGTTTCTTCGAAGCTGTCTGCCGCTGTCAGCCGGCAGGAACTGCAGGATGAAAACCGCAGCCTGTCGACGCTTGCGAACTATGACCAGCTCACCGGCCTGCTGAGCCGGCATGCTTTCCTAAAAAGGGCGGAACATTGTCAGGCATCCTCTGCAGTGCTGGTACTGAGCGATATTGATGATTTTAAGGTTGTCAACGACACATGGGGACATTCCTGCGGAGATAAGATTCTGAGTGAAACAGCAGAACTTATCCGTTCTTTCCTGGGAGGAAACGTGGATGTCTGCCGGTGGGGAGGAGAAGAGTTTGTCTTTCTTTTCCGGGACACGCCGCTGAATGATGTGCTCGTAAAGCTTCAGGAACTGTGTGATACGGTAGCCGGACATACTTTCTGCTGTGACGATAAAAAACTGCATATTACCATGACCTTCGGAGTCAGCCCTTCCGGAGAAGGAGCCTCACCCGAGGAGATCATTGCCCTGGCCGACAGACAGATGTACAAAGGCAAGACAGAAGGGAAGAACCGTGTCGTCTGCGGGAAACCATGA
- a CDS encoding VOC family protein, translating into MIAFNHFNFNVLDLDKSLDFYKKALDLEPVREKNASDGSFKLVFLGDQTTGFSLELTWLKDRTEPYNLGELEYHLALETDDMEALHKRHEEMGCICYENPDMGIYFISDPDGYWIEIIPSKK; encoded by the coding sequence ATGATCGCATTTAATCACTTTAACTTCAACGTTCTGGACTTGGACAAAAGCCTTGACTTCTATAAAAAAGCATTGGATCTGGAGCCTGTCCGTGAAAAAAACGCATCCGACGGGAGCTTTAAACTCGTTTTTCTGGGAGATCAGACCACAGGCTTCTCACTGGAACTCACATGGTTAAAGGACCGCACCGAACCGTATAATCTGGGAGAACTGGAATATCATCTTGCACTGGAGACCGACGATATGGAAGCCCTCCACAAGCGCCATGAGGAGATGGGATGCATCTGTTACGAAAATCCTGACATGGGGATTTATTTCATCAGTGATCCCGACGGCTACTGGATCGAGATCATACCGAGCAAAAAATAA